The proteins below are encoded in one region of Helicoverpa zea isolate HzStark_Cry1AcR chromosome 21, ilHelZeax1.1, whole genome shotgun sequence:
- the LOC124640578 gene encoding protein krasavietz has protein sequence MSQKVEKPVLSGQRIKTRKRDEKEKYDPNGFRDALVQGLERAGGDLDAAYKFLDAAGSKLDYRRYGEVIFDVLIAGGLLLPGGSVSMDGESPKTNTCIFTANEDMETMRNFEQVFVKLMRRYKYLEKMFEEEMKKVLVYLKGFEPLQRIKLARMTALWIGNGCVPPSVLLVLVNEHLLKDNLALDFVLEVFATVKAERGVTSLVTALKRGQLEGRLLEFLPLNRRSEDVLASSFASRGLGELLRLHRAQASQEARRELTQALLDELAEEKPIRDLIQELRDMAAKHAIPDHEVVAIIWQCVMSRGEWNKKEELLAEQAAKHLRHYTPLLAAFAQSAKAEIALLTKVQEYCYENMNFMRAFSKLVVMLYKTNVLSEEVILKWYREPNSSKGKMMFLDQMKKFVEWLQSAEEESESGEEED, from the exons ATGAGAAAGAGAAGTACGATCCGAACGGTTTCCGCGACGCGCTCGTGCAAGGTCTGGAGCGCGCCGGCGGCGACCTGGACGCGGCCTACAAGTTCCTAGACGCGGCCGGCTCCAAGCTCGACTACCGGCGATATGGCGAGGTCATATTCGACGTGCTCATCGCTGGGGGGCTGTTGC TCCCCGGCGGGTCGGTGTCGATGGACGGCGAGTCCCCCAAAACGAACACCTGTATTTTCACCGCGAACGAAGATATGGAGACCATGCGAAACTTTGAGCAG GTATTTGTGAAGCTCATGAGACGTTACAAATACTTGGAAAAGATGTTTGAGGAAGAAATGAAAAAG GTGCTTGTGTACCTAAAAGGTTTCGAACCTCTACAGCGCATAAAGCTTGCTCGTATGACTGCACTATGGATCG GCAACGGCTGCGTGCCCCCGTCGGTGCTGCTGGTGCTGGTGAACGAGCACCTGCTGAAAGACAACCTCGCGCTGGACTTCGTGCTCGAGGTGTTCGCGACAGTGAAGGCGGAGCGCGGCGTCACGTCGCTCGTCACGGCCCTCAAGCGCGGACAGCTTGAAGGCAG GCTATTGGAGTTCCTGCCGCTGAACCGTCGCAGTGAGGACGTGCTGGCGTCTTCGTTCGCTTCCAGAGGGCTCGGCGAGTTGCTGCGCCTGCATCGTGCACAGGCCTCCCAA GAGGCACGTCGCGAGCTGACGCAGGCGCTGCTGGACGAGCTGGCGGAGGAGAAGCCCATCCGCGACCTCATCCAGGAGCTGCGCGACATGGCCGCCAAGCACGCCATCCCCGACCATGAGGTCGTCGCCATT ATATGGCAATGTGTGATGTCCCGTGGTGAATGGAATAAGAAGGAGGAACTGTTAGCAGAACAAGCAGCTAAACATTTGCGCCATTACACGCCACTGTTGGCTGCCTTCGCGCAGTCGGCTAAGGCTGAGATTGCGTTATTAACTAAG GTGCAAGAATATTGTTACGAGAACATGAACTTCATGCGCGCGTTCAGCAAGCTTGTCGTAATGCTGTACAAGACCAATGTGCTGTCGGAGGAGGTGATCCTCAAGTGGTACCGCGAACCCAACTCCAGCAAGGGCAAGATGATGTTCCTCGACCAGATGAAGAAGTTCGTCGAGTGGCTACAGAGCGCCGAAGAAG AGTCCGAGAGTGGCGAAGAAGAAGATTAG